A stretch of the Lactuca sativa cultivar Salinas chromosome 9, Lsat_Salinas_v11, whole genome shotgun sequence genome encodes the following:
- the LOC111903882 gene encoding tubulin-folding cofactor B translates to MASRLQLPADDSVLLRITHSNLKTFSTDARFSLESTVEAVKDKIWKKCGTSVASMRLELYDDTGVKLSDITDNTRPLGFYSPLDGFRLHVIDLDPSSVTSGGWLEDTSLVEKYKISDEAYDKLDGTYRKFKEKLGPRSSSVQEKMGDNYMEDISANIKVGDRCEVDPGAKRGIVKFVGRADTLAPGFWVGIQYDEPLGKHNGIVKGTRFFDCPPLHGAMVRPDKVKVGDYPERDPFEEEDEI, encoded by the exons ATGGCATCCCGCTTACAACTTCCAGCCGATGACTCTGTATTGTTACGTATAACTCATTCTAATCTCAAGACATTCTCTACAGATGCTAGATTCTCACTTGAG AGCACAGTAGAAGCTGTCAAAGACAAAATATGGAAAAAATGTGGCACTTCTGTTGCTTCAATGCGCCTTGAACTATATGATGACACTGGTGTTAAACTATCAGACATAACTGATAATACAAGACCTCTTGGCTTCTACTCTCCACTAGAtgg ATTCCGGCTACATGTTATAGATCTTGACCCTTCATCTGTAACATCTGGTGGGTGGCTGGAGGATACTTCATTGGTGGAAAAATACAAGATTTCTGATGAAGCATATGATAAACTTGATG GCACATACAGAAAGTTTAAAGAAAAGCTTGGACCTCGCAGTAGTTCTGTCCAAGAAAAg ATGGGTGATAATTATATGGAAGATATTTCTGCAAATATCAAG GTGGGAGATAGATGTGAAGTTGATCCAGGGGCAAAAAGGGGAATTGTGAAATTTGTGGGTAGGGCAGATACACTTGCACCTGGTTTTTGGGTTGGAATCCAATATGATGAACCATTGGGAAAACACAATGGCAT AGTGAAAGGGACACGTTTTTTTGACTGTCCACCACTCCATGGAGCCATGGTTAGACCAGACAAAGTGAAG GTTGGTGATTATCCTGAAAGGGATccctttgaagaagaagatgaaataTGA
- the LOC111903905 gene encoding cucurbitadienol 11-hydroxylase, translating into MSTIVLCMGGLLAVLAARWLKRWQNPKCNGVLPPGSMGLPFIGETLGLIIPSASLDLPPFIKTRIKKYGPIFRTNLAGRPVIVTADREFNHFLLRQDGKLVDTWSLDTFAEVFDQTTQSSRKYTRNLTLNHFGIEALREKLLPKMENAINDTLRAWSSQDSTEVKSATITLTIDFAAKQLFSGDLDDAPLKLSDMFNNLVDGLMSFPLNIPGTAHHRCLKSHKQVRELMSEVLRKRRCSNEKREDLLHHLINDMDTEDFLSEGFIIQLMFGLLFVSSDSISTTCALAFKFLAEHPSVLDELTAEHEAILEKKENMDSPLTWSDYKSMTFTLQVINEVLRLGNISPGLLRRALRDISINGYTIPEGWVILLASAALHLNSSEFEDPLTFNPGRWKDLNPSVVAKSFMPFGSGMKQCAGAEYSRVFLATFLHVLVTKYRWELVNGGKIVRAPIIRFPNGFHYKITPKT; encoded by the exons ATGTCGACAATAGTACTCTGCATGGGCGGTTTGCTGGCGGTGTTGGCAGCCCGATGGCTTAAAAGATGGCAGAACCCTAAATGCAACGGTGTGCTTCCTCCTGGCTCGATGGGTCTCCCGTTCATAGGTGAAACCCTAGGGTTGATCATACCTAGTGCTTCTCTTGACCTCCCTCCATTCATCAAAACCCGAATCAAAAA ATATGGGCCTATCTTTCGTACAAATTTGGCTGGTAGGCCGGTGATAGTGACTGCGGATCGTGAGTTCAACCACTTCCTCCTCCGGCAAGATGGTAAGTTGGTTGACACATGGTCGCTTGACACATTTGCGGAAGTGTTTGACCAAACAACACAATCTTCAAGAAAATACACGAGGAATTTGACTTTGAACCACTTTGGGATCGAGGCGTTAAGGGAGAAGCTACTTCCTAAAATGGAGAACGCCATAAATGATACACTTCGTGCTTGGTCGAGCCAAGATTCTACCGAAGTGAAAAGCGCAACTATCACT CTAACCATTGATTTCGCTGCAAAGCAATTGTTTAGTGGTGATCTCGATGATGCACCTCTGAAGTTAAGCGATATGTTCAATAACCTCGTTGATGGCCTTATGTCTTTCCCTTTAAACATCCCGGGAACTGCTCATCACAGGTGCTTAAag AGTCACAAGCAAGTGCGTGAACTGATGAGTGAGGTGTTAAGAAAGAGGCGTTGTTCAAACGAGAAACGTGAAGATTTGCTCCATCATCTAATCAACGACATGGACACTGAAGATTTCTTATCAGAAGGGTTCATCATACAGTTGATGTTCGGGCTTCTCTTTGTGAGCTCTGATTCTATCTCAACAACATGTGCCTTAGCTTTCAAGTTTCTCGCTGAACACCCTTCAGTTCTAGATGAATTAACT GCCGAGCATGAAGCTATACtcgaaaagaaagaaaacatggATTCCCCACTTACATGGAGTGACTATAAATCCATGACCTTCACTCTTCAA GTTATAAATGAGGTACTCAGGCTAGGAAACATATCTCCGGGACTGCTTCGACGGGCCCTAAGAGACATTTCAATCAATG GATATACAATACCTGAAGGATGGGTTATTTTGTTAGCCTCGGCTGCATTACATTTAAACTCAAGTGAATTCGAGGATCCACTCACATTCAACCCAGGACGATGGAAG GATTTGAACCCAAGTGTGGTCGCAAAAAGTTTCATGCCCTTTGGTTCGGGGATGAAGCAATGTGCCGGTGCCGAATACAGTCGGGTCTTCTTAGCCACCTTCTTACATGTTCTTGTTACAAAATACAG ATGGGAACTAGTCAATGGTGGAAAAATTGTTAGAGCTCCAATTATAAGGTTTCCAAACGGGTTCCATTACAAGATCACACCCAAAACATAA
- the LOC111903884 gene encoding ABC transporter F family member 4: protein MGKKKTKTNDKQGTKEKIPVSALLASMDQKLDKAKKGSSSSSTTCKSKPKHRPKLQSYPDIDLPSSDDDEDDAVDYLSTEDEYQNDETKKSSRKQRASDTSLDLSTTEKELQKRKKREMLVAQLLEQAKEEALKDDPDAFTVVIGARTSVLDGEDEANANVKDITVDDLSVFVRGKELLKNTTVKISHGKRYGLIGPNGKGKSTLLKLLKWEKIPRPKNIDVLLVDQEIVGNEKTAIEAVVSANKELNELREKVALIESNQVDSDEELSGLYDKLQIMGSDSAEARASKILAGLGFTTAMQHRTTQSFSGGWRMRISLAQALFMQPTLLLLDEPTNHLDLRAVLWLEEYLCRWKKTLVVVSHDRDFLNTVCNEIIHLHDLQLHHYRGNFDDFENGYEQRRKEMNKKFETFEKQVKAAKRSGNQKQQEKVKDRAKFEARKKGRGKGKGKGKVDDEDDILEAPKKWRDYTVQFHFPEPTELTPPLLQLIEVSFSYPERDDFKLSNVDVGIDMGTRVAIVGPNGAGKSTLLNLLAGDITPVTGEVRRSQKLRIGRYSQHFVDLLSMGETPVQYLLRLHPDQDGFSKQEAVRAKLGKFGLVSYNHLSPIAKLSGGQKARVVFTSISMSRPHILLLDEPTNHLDMQSIDALADALDEFTGGVVLVSHDSRLISRVCDDEEKSEIWVVDDGHVKAFGGSFEEYKEELQREIKAEVDD, encoded by the coding sequence ATGGGAAAGAAGAAGACGAAGACAAATGATAAACAAGGAACAAAAGAGAAGATTCCGGTTTCAGCATTGCTAGCCAGCATGGATCAGAAACTCGATAAAGCAAAGAAAGGATCGTCCTCTAGCTCTACTACCTGTAAATCGAAGCCAAAACATCGTCCAAAGTTACAATCATATCCAGACATTGATCTTCCATCTTCAGATGATGACGAAGATGATGCGGTAGACTATCTATCTACCGAAGATGAATATCAAAACGACGAAACCAAAAAATCCAGTAGAAAACAGAGGGCTAGCGATACGAGTCTTGATTTATCCACAACGGAGAAAGAGTTGCAGAAACGAAAAAAGAGAGAAATGCTTGTTGCTCAATTGTTAGAACAGGCGAAAGAAGAAGCTCTAAAGGACGATCCTGATGCATTTACAGTGGTGATTGGTGCTCGAACTTCTGTTCTTGATGGTGAAGATGAAGCTAATGCGAACGTAAAAGACATAACAGTCGATGATTTATCTGTTTTTGTTCGTGGGAAAGAGTTGTTGAAGAATACAACTGTGAAAATCTCTCATGGAAAAAGGTATGGATTAATCGGGCCTAATGGAAAGGGGAAATCGACGCTTTTAAAGCTTTTGAAATGGGAGAAGATTCCCCGACCTAAAAACATAGACGTCCTATTGGTAGATCAAGAAATAGTCGGAAATGAGAAAACCGCCATTGAAGCTGTTGTTTCAGCAAACAAAGAGCTTAATGAGCTCCGTGAAAAGGTTGCTCTGATCGAATCAAATCAAGTCGATAGCGATGAAGAACTTTCTGGATTATACGATAAGTTGCAAATCATGGGTTCGGATTCAGCAGAAGCTAGAGCTTCAAAGATCTTAGCGGGTTTAGGGTTTACAACAGCGATGCAACACCGGACAACGCAGTCGTTTAGCGGCGGATGGCGGATGAGAATCTCGTTAGCCCAAGCGCTTTTTATGCAACCGACACTGTTGTTATTAGATGAACCCACAAATCATCTTGATCTTCGAGCTGTTCTTTGGTTAGAAGAGTATTTATGTCGATGGAAGAAAACCCTAGTTGTCGTTTCACACGATCGCGACTTTTTAAACACCGTCTGCAACGAAATCATCCATCTTCACGATCTACAACTCCATCACTACCGCGGAAATTTTGACGATTTTGAAAATGGATACGAACAGCGGCGTAAAGAAATGAATAAAAAGTTCGAAACTTTTGAAAAGCAAGTGAAAGCTGCTAAAAGATCCGGGAATCAGAAACAACAAGAAAAGGTGAAAGATCGAGCTAAATTTGAAGCCAGAAAGAAAGGGAgagggaaagggaaagggaaagggaaagttGATGACGAAGACGACATTCTTGAAGCTCCAAAAAAATGGAGAGATTACACAGTTCAGTTTCATTTCCCTGAACCAACTGAATTAACACCACCATTGTTACAGCTTATCGAAGTAAGCTTTAGTTACCCTGAAAGAGACGACTTCAAGCTTTCGAATGTTGACGTCGGGATCGATATGGGTACACGTGTCGCGATAGTGGGCCCAAACGGGGCCGGAAAATCGACTTTACTAAACCTCCTCGCCGGAGATATAACTCCGGTGACCGGAGAAGTAAGGAGGAGTCAAAAGTTAAGAATCGGACGTTACTCGCAGCATTTTGTTGACCTGTTGAGTATGGGAGAAACACCGGTTCAATATCTTCTTCGGCTTCACCCGGATCAAGACGGGTTTAGTAAACAGGAAGCGGTTCGGGCCAAACTTGGGAAATTTGGGCTTGTGAGTTATAACCATTTGAGCCCAATTGCCAAATTATCGGGTGGGCAAAAGGCCCGAGTTGTTTTTACATCGATTTCGATGTCTAGACCACATATTTTGCTTCTTGATGAGCCTACGAATCATTTAGATATGCAGAGTATTGATGCACTTGCTGATGCGTTGGATGAGTTTACAGGTGGTGTTGTTCTTGTTAGTCATGATTCTAGATTGATATCTAGGGTTtgtgatgatgaagaaaagagTGAAATTTGGGTGGTTGATGATGGACATGTGAAGGCGTTTGGAGGTAGTTTTGAGGAATATAAAGAGGAACTTCAAAGGGAGATTAAAGCCGAGGTTGACgattga